From a region of the Solanum stenotomum isolate F172 chromosome 2, ASM1918654v1, whole genome shotgun sequence genome:
- the LOC125855887 gene encoding uncharacterized protein LOC125855887: MSLFQTEVRFLGHLICQGKITPIQRSIEFASKFPDIITDRTQFQRFLGSLNYISPFYKNLSRDMAPLYDRLKKEHKKPWIDSLTNLVKAIKERVKSLPCLTLANPAWPKIVEKDASNIGYGGILKQINPHDKHEYLIRFHSGKGSDAQRKYATNGTPLDD, from the exons atgagtctttttcaaacagaaGTAAGGTTCTTGGGACATCTTATTTGCCAGGGAAAAATCACTCCTATTCAGCGATCTATTGAATTCGCATCAAAATTTCCTGATATAATTACTGATAGAACGCAGTTTCAGCGTTTTCTGGgaagtttgaattatatttctccCTTCTACAAGAACTTGTCTCGCGATATGGCTCCATTATACGACAGGCTGAAAAAGGAGCATAAAAAACCGTGGATTGATAGTCTCACAAATCTTGTTAAAGcaatcaaagaaagagttaagtCTTTACCTTGCTTAACCCTTGCCAATCCCGCTTGGCCTAAAATAGTAGAGAAAGATGCGTCCAACATAGGTTATGGTggaattttgaaacaaattaacCCTCATGATAAGCACGAATACCTTATTCGGTTTCATTCAGGAAAAGGGAGCGATGCTCAACGAAAATATGCAacg AATGGAACACCATTGGATGACTAA